The Candidatus Brocadiaceae bacterium genome has a segment encoding these proteins:
- a CDS encoding DUF4091 domain-containing protein, producing MKGIAAWVGAAALVLSAAGAFAQEAPAGTGSVSVLDSYSVWRFTCQLAPPVLENGETVSFQWRWLNTETPPAAEGWEATDFDDQFWARGTALLVPKTALAKRLCVRGKFTVTDPAAVRDLKLTVGYRGGLVVYLNGKEVAREHVAAGEPLADGPVGEERTLTDLTIAADSLQTGANVVGLEIVRASYPVQESGEEVREYTPAACELQRVELVAATADGLVPNAVRPDGFQVWNADILASDYDLDFGDAAEGLRPVVITAARNGLFDGKVIVGSTRPIVGLTATPGDLTGPGGAIPASAVDVRYGIPWGEQALTSETHLTDVAPYTTFPTLLDGLSDEAPARVDPVVFEPTKARGEVLYVRTDLINKNLLGSKIPGHLRLRGGRDYRFYSYPTPPDAKPPVGGAVVPVWLSVRVPADVGAGTYAGSVRIEAEGEAPVDVPVEVRVADWRLPDPDDYRTWVDMIQCPDTLELEYGVERWSDEHFDLIAKSFEQMGRTGCRIVYVPLIAHTNVGNEESMVRWVKKEDGGYGYDFSTMERYLDVAEKHMGTPKKIIFLIWDVYMTPKDDGAIAGGAAVRKRLTRENLDKKGGNYGLGPKVTVLDPATGTTENVTLPTLFETEASTPLWKPLFDELHSRLRTRGLDEAMTFGILYDTWATKDEMAFLKDVAGDVPWAIQSHEGFVTSWHDMDKPERRRMYDIARIGYQARVWSVTFSDDGADRGKGYRGGIESHRGWARADLVALFDRFSRERHPCTRWFRMMEAAITGSQCGLGRLGADYWLVVKDKHGRRTARSYQRYPESDWRNLFIADSMLAPGPNGPVSTNRLEALREGVQDAEAYIVVEEAVTDEALKAKLGEDLAGRCEEYLAARHMMLWLSLSNLQLHGRDEKRPGISAKGWRAAPNATGHQWFLGSGWQAQRVRLYELAGEVQRKLAEE from the coding sequence ATGAAGGGGATTGCAGCGTGGGTCGGGGCGGCGGCACTGGTGCTGTCTGCGGCGGGTGCGTTTGCACAGGAGGCGCCGGCGGGCACGGGGTCCGTTTCGGTGCTCGACAGCTACTCCGTCTGGCGGTTCACCTGCCAACTGGCGCCGCCCGTGCTGGAGAACGGTGAGACCGTCAGCTTCCAGTGGCGATGGCTGAACACGGAGACGCCGCCGGCCGCTGAGGGATGGGAGGCGACCGACTTCGACGACCAATTCTGGGCGCGCGGGACGGCGCTGCTGGTGCCGAAGACGGCGCTGGCGAAGCGGCTCTGCGTGCGCGGCAAGTTCACCGTGACCGATCCCGCCGCCGTGAGGGACCTGAAGCTGACGGTCGGCTACCGCGGCGGGCTCGTGGTCTACCTGAATGGCAAGGAAGTCGCGCGGGAGCACGTCGCGGCCGGCGAACCGCTGGCAGACGGGCCGGTTGGCGAGGAGCGCACGTTGACCGACCTGACGATCGCGGCCGACAGCCTGCAGACGGGCGCGAACGTCGTCGGGCTGGAGATCGTGCGGGCCTCTTACCCGGTTCAGGAGAGCGGCGAGGAGGTGCGGGAGTACACGCCGGCAGCCTGTGAACTCCAGCGCGTCGAACTCGTCGCGGCGACTGCCGACGGGCTTGTTCCGAACGCCGTCCGGCCGGACGGCTTCCAGGTGTGGAACGCCGACATCCTGGCCTCCGACTACGACCTCGACTTCGGCGACGCGGCCGAGGGTCTGCGGCCGGTCGTCATCACGGCCGCGCGGAACGGGCTGTTCGACGGCAAGGTCATCGTCGGCTCGACCCGGCCGATCGTGGGCCTCACGGCCACGCCGGGCGATCTGACGGGTCCCGGCGGCGCGATCCCGGCGTCGGCCGTGGATGTGCGCTACGGCATCCCGTGGGGCGAGCAGGCGCTGACGTCCGAGACCCACCTGACCGACGTCGCGCCGTACACCACCTTCCCGACGCTGCTGGATGGCCTGTCGGACGAGGCACCGGCGCGGGTCGATCCCGTCGTCTTCGAGCCGACGAAGGCGCGGGGCGAGGTGCTCTACGTCCGCACCGACCTCATCAACAAGAACCTGCTGGGCTCCAAGATCCCGGGGCATCTCCGGCTCCGGGGCGGGCGCGACTACCGCTTCTACTCCTACCCCACGCCGCCCGACGCCAAGCCGCCCGTGGGCGGCGCCGTGGTGCCCGTGTGGCTCAGCGTGCGCGTGCCGGCCGATGTCGGAGCGGGCACATATGCCGGCTCTGTGCGGATCGAGGCCGAAGGGGAGGCGCCCGTGGACGTGCCCGTCGAGGTGCGCGTCGCCGACTGGCGGCTGCCCGATCCCGACGACTACCGCACCTGGGTGGATATGATCCAGTGCCCCGACACCCTCGAACTGGAATACGGCGTCGAGCGGTGGTCGGATGAGCATTTCGACCTGATCGCGAAGTCATTCGAGCAGATGGGCCGCACCGGTTGCCGCATCGTCTACGTGCCCCTGATCGCCCACACGAACGTCGGCAACGAGGAATCGATGGTCCGGTGGGTGAAGAAGGAGGACGGCGGCTACGGCTACGACTTCTCGACCATGGAGCGTTACCTGGACGTCGCCGAGAAGCACATGGGCACGCCGAAGAAGATCATTTTCCTCATCTGGGACGTCTACATGACCCCGAAGGACGACGGCGCGATTGCCGGCGGGGCGGCGGTGCGCAAGAGGCTGACGAGGGAGAACCTGGACAAGAAGGGCGGCAACTACGGGCTCGGCCCCAAGGTGACCGTGCTCGATCCCGCGACGGGCACGACCGAGAACGTGACTCTGCCCACGCTCTTCGAGACCGAAGCCAGCACGCCGCTCTGGAAGCCGCTCTTCGACGAACTCCATTCCCGCCTCCGGACGCGCGGGCTGGATGAGGCGATGACGTTCGGCATCCTCTACGACACGTGGGCGACGAAGGACGAGATGGCGTTCCTCAAGGACGTGGCCGGCGACGTGCCCTGGGCCATCCAGTCGCACGAGGGGTTCGTCACAAGCTGGCATGACATGGACAAGCCGGAGCGCAGGCGGATGTACGATATCGCGCGGATCGGCTACCAGGCGCGAGTCTGGTCCGTGACGTTCTCCGACGACGGCGCCGACCGGGGCAAGGGCTACAGGGGCGGGATCGAGAGCCACCGCGGCTGGGCACGCGCGGACCTGGTGGCGCTCTTCGACCGGTTCTCGCGGGAGCGGCATCCGTGTACGCGATGGTTCCGCATGATGGAGGCGGCGATCACGGGCTCGCAGTGCGGGCTGGGGCGCCTGGGCGCCGACTACTGGCTCGTCGTGAAGGACAAGCATGGGCGGCGCACGGCCCGCAGCTACCAGCGCTACCCCGAAAGCGACTGGCGAAACCTGTTCATCGCCGACTCCATGCTGGCCCCCGGGCCGAACGGGCCGGTCTCGACCAACCGCCTGGAGGCGCTCCGCGAAGGCGTGCAAGACGCCGAGGCGTACATAGTGGTCGAGGAAGCCGTGACGGACGAGGCGCTCAAGGCGAAGCTGGGCGAGGACCTGGCCGGCCGCTGCGAAGAATATCTGGCCGCGCGCCACATGATGCTCTGGCTGAGCCTCAGCAACCTGCAGCTCCACGGCCGCGACGAGAAGCGGCCGGGCATCAGCGCAAAAGGCTGGCGGGCCGCCCCGAACGCCACCGGCCACCAGTGGTTCCTCGGCTCCGGCTGGCAGGCCCAGCGCGTCCGGCTCTACGAACTCGCGGGCGAAGTGCAGCGCAAGCTTGCTGAGGAG